One part of the Treponema peruense genome encodes these proteins:
- a CDS encoding hybrid sensor histidine kinase/response regulator codes for MKIDRSEFLNEYTDEAQELINKFSDSVRQLSKVNTDSELIELILRTLHTLKGTSRMMGFSSIEKVVNALEDVYKKIQSGNIVPDDNLTYICTGAANILGDCIAGIKKDSKEKVEKFEPLVKNLELASLGENFETDFFAGETDCSAQEDETDFSSVQTIRVGLGSVDSLVKCFDKIITNEFRLKNSVCKIEELSAAEQKYAQMFKTIKEDMNMLERQIFYTQEQIISMRMFPLDMIMRTLRHSAEEEATRIGKEIDFEIPSADISLDKLILEKLPGIIIHLVRNSIDHGIEPPQVREQLGKNKRGKISIEAKQVANRINIIVSDDGQGLDFDKIRKKAAALFPSRIEEISSMDEKSLQQFLFVSGFSTLEKQTSLSGRGVGLDGVRKEMDKLKGRIRIFSERGKGTSFELSLPMSLAAQSGLFFTASSKKFLVFSHYVSEVVSCCESKLIQLRNGTFLPLRNELLPVYDSSIFFGKADTQNSRKKSRSIVVVEYLGKRLGLLVDEVTNYITVLVKPLPPALKKFRAVQGVVFDEDYKIVPIIHIPDLMSRLNAIKDFEVKKIEVDNRKKEYSVLIVDDSHTTRQIEKMILETEGYAVCEASDGIEALEKLKSGSFDIVITDIKMPRMDGYILIENMRRLDATKNIPVIVISSVYEEDTKKRVAECGAQSYIVKSDFERGNLIMSVKELLNGI; via the coding sequence ATGAAAATAGATAGAAGCGAATTTTTAAACGAATATACCGATGAAGCGCAGGAACTCATAAATAAATTTTCAGATTCAGTACGGCAACTTTCCAAGGTGAATACAGATTCAGAACTTATTGAACTCATTCTGCGTACCCTGCACACACTTAAGGGAACTTCGCGCATGATGGGTTTTTCTTCTATAGAAAAAGTTGTGAATGCGCTTGAAGATGTTTACAAAAAAATTCAGAGCGGTAATATTGTACCCGATGACAATTTGACATATATTTGTACAGGTGCTGCAAATATTCTGGGTGACTGTATTGCCGGTATAAAAAAAGACTCAAAAGAAAAAGTAGAAAAGTTTGAACCGCTTGTAAAAAATCTTGAACTTGCTTCCCTCGGTGAAAATTTTGAAACAGATTTTTTTGCAGGAGAAACAGACTGTTCCGCACAGGAAGATGAAACAGATTTTTCTTCTGTACAGACAATAAGGGTAGGGCTGGGGTCTGTTGACTCGCTCGTTAAGTGTTTTGACAAAATTATTACAAATGAATTCCGCTTAAAGAACAGTGTGTGCAAAATAGAAGAGTTGTCCGCTGCGGAACAAAAATATGCTCAGATGTTCAAAACTATAAAAGAAGATATGAATATGCTTGAGCGCCAGATTTTTTATACGCAGGAACAGATTATTTCCATGCGAATGTTCCCGCTCGATATGATAATGCGCACACTCAGGCACTCGGCAGAAGAAGAAGCGACCCGCATTGGAAAAGAAATTGATTTTGAAATTCCTTCAGCAGACATTTCACTTGACAAGCTTATTCTTGAAAAACTTCCCGGAATAATAATTCACCTCGTAAGAAATTCAATTGACCACGGAATTGAACCGCCGCAAGTACGTGAACAGCTTGGTAAAAACAAAAGAGGAAAAATTTCAATAGAAGCAAAACAGGTTGCAAACAGAATAAACATAATTGTTTCTGATGACGGACAGGGACTGGACTTTGACAAAATAAGAAAAAAAGCCGCGGCACTTTTTCCTTCCAGAATAGAAGAAATTTCTTCAATGGATGAAAAGTCGCTGCAGCAGTTTTTGTTTGTATCGGGATTTTCTACACTTGAAAAACAGACATCGCTTTCGGGACGCGGCGTTGGCCTTGACGGCGTTAGAAAAGAAATGGACAAACTTAAAGGAAGAATACGCATTTTTTCTGAACGCGGCAAAGGAACAAGTTTTGAACTTTCGCTTCCAATGTCACTTGCTGCACAGAGCGGACTTTTCTTTACGGCTTCTTCCAAAAAATTTCTTGTGTTCTCGCATTATGTTTCTGAAGTTGTATCCTGCTGCGAGTCAAAATTAATTCAGCTTAGGAATGGAACTTTTCTTCCTTTAAGAAATGAACTTCTTCCTGTTTACGATTCTTCCATTTTCTTTGGAAAAGCAGACACGCAGAATTCAAGAAAAAAATCGCGTTCAATTGTCGTGGTGGAATATCTTGGAAAACGGCTGGGACTCCTTGTTGATGAAGTTACAAATTATATAACAGTCCTTGTAAAACCGTTGCCGCCTGCACTCAAAAAATTCCGCGCGGTACAGGGAGTTGTGTTCGATGAAGATTATAAAATTGTTCCCATAATTCACATTCCCGATTTGATGAGCCGCCTTAATGCAATAAAAGATTTTGAAGTAAAAAAAATTGAAGTCGACAACAGAAAAAAGGAATATTCAGTTCTTATAGTTGACGACTCGCACACCACCAGACAGATAGAAAAAATGATTCTGGAAACAGAAGGTTATGCTGTTTGTGAAGCCTCTGACGGAATCGAAGCGCTGGAAAAACTTAAGTCCGGCTCTTTTGACATTGTAATTACAGATATAAAAATGCCACGTATGGATGGATACATTCTTATAGAAAATATGCGCCGTCTTGATGCAACAAAAAATATTCCGGTAATAGTAATTTCTTCTGTTTACGAAGAAGATACAAAAAAGCGTGTTGCTGAATGCGGTGCACAGTCGTATATAGTAAAATCGGACTTCGAACGCGGAAACCTGATTATGTCCGTAAAGGAGCTGCTGAATGGAATTTAA
- a CDS encoding adenylate/guanylate cyclase domain-containing protein: MEFKDRNVPEILVAASSQTMAHFIEEHLSQCNCRIHVELTGEKALDYIVENEPFCAVFDTRLEDADGETICRILKDGYEKCATKLILFGLNRNDIFYATKSDGQIYESENEIPELVEMINSLLQEYCTEQKENEQTDDEVQKTKMHPSAKKCAFRAMKKEQLCYEIMNSIYEAGMFTIDLDEFSERLLKIAASVFGADCAVLILNTNPPQIYTFGFCTENNFLEEFINVCLSDFNREDKKLKSEDCIVRNLPSEDEYLQNRFELSSYRCIELNGTDFNGTIHLASNARGSFGNSMDSLIEFFVEKSVIFLEQALYYKRASFTEQRLRRAFSRFVPEEVIDRLTEDAASETESINEKRKVAVLICDIRNFTSISERNKPENVVSFLNEYFKKMVEVIKKHGGAIDKFMGDAIMALFGTPVSYEDNARRAVDAALEMQSLVPSISCSNLFIPEGMNFNVGIGIHYGDVIVGSIGCAEKSDYTVIGDTVNLASRLEGLTKSYGAGIIISEAVKNELNRKYNLLHLDSVKVKGKSVGVQIYRVDENALNADYVQCYKKALDLYTNGAWNLAASYFERAQQLSPADKSASKMYERCLEFISNPPLNWDGAYSLNTK; this comes from the coding sequence ATGGAATTTAAAGACAGAAACGTTCCCGAAATACTTGTTGCAGCATCATCGCAGACAATGGCCCACTTTATAGAGGAACATCTTTCGCAGTGCAATTGTCGTATTCATGTTGAACTTACCGGAGAAAAAGCACTGGATTATATTGTAGAAAACGAACCGTTCTGTGCAGTTTTTGATACGCGACTTGAAGATGCAGACGGTGAAACAATCTGCAGGATTTTAAAAGACGGTTATGAAAAATGCGCAACAAAATTAATTCTTTTCGGACTCAACCGGAATGACATTTTTTACGCAACAAAATCCGACGGTCAGATTTATGAAAGCGAAAATGAAATACCTGAACTTGTGGAAATGATAAATTCTTTGCTGCAGGAATATTGCACAGAACAGAAAGAAAATGAACAGACAGATGATGAAGTACAGAAAACAAAAATGCACCCTTCGGCAAAAAAATGTGCATTCCGCGCAATGAAAAAAGAACAGCTCTGCTACGAAATAATGAATTCAATTTACGAAGCCGGAATGTTTACAATTGACTTGGATGAGTTTTCAGAACGGCTGTTGAAAATTGCGGCATCAGTTTTTGGTGCAGATTGTGCAGTGTTGATTTTGAATACAAATCCTCCGCAGATTTATACATTTGGTTTTTGCACAGAAAATAATTTCCTTGAAGAGTTTATAAATGTCTGTCTTTCTGATTTTAACCGTGAAGATAAAAAATTAAAATCCGAAGACTGCATTGTAAGAAACCTGCCGTCAGAAGATGAATATCTGCAGAACAGATTTGAATTAAGTTCATACAGATGCATTGAATTGAACGGAACCGATTTTAATGGAACAATTCATCTTGCATCAAATGCACGTGGCTCTTTCGGGAATTCAATGGATTCCCTGATAGAATTTTTTGTAGAAAAGTCGGTGATTTTTCTTGAACAGGCTTTGTATTACAAAAGAGCATCTTTTACTGAACAAAGACTCAGGCGTGCTTTTTCGCGTTTTGTTCCCGAAGAAGTAATTGACAGACTCACAGAAGATGCCGCTTCAGAAACAGAAAGCATAAATGAAAAAAGAAAAGTTGCAGTTCTTATCTGCGATATAAGAAATTTTACTTCAATAAGCGAGCGCAACAAACCCGAAAACGTTGTTTCTTTTCTTAACGAATATTTTAAAAAGATGGTTGAGGTAATAAAAAAACACGGCGGTGCAATAGACAAATTTATGGGAGACGCAATAATGGCTTTGTTCGGCACACCTGTAAGCTATGAAGACAATGCCAGGCGTGCAGTAGATGCGGCGCTCGAAATGCAGTCACTTGTTCCGAGTATTTCATGCAGCAATCTTTTTATTCCAGAAGGAATGAATTTTAATGTTGGCATAGGAATACATTATGGAGATGTAATTGTGGGAAGTATTGGTTGTGCAGAAAAATCAGACTACACTGTAATCGGCGACACAGTTAATCTTGCTTCACGTCTTGAAGGACTTACAAAATCTTACGGAGCAGGAATAATTATTTCGGAAGCGGTAAAAAACGAACTTAACAGGAAATACAATCTGCTTCACCTTGATTCCGTAAAAGTAAAGGGAAAGTCGGTTGGCGTTCAGATTTACCGCGTGGACGAAAATGCACTTAACGCTGATTATGTACAGTGCTATAAAAAAGCGCTGGATCTTTATACAAACGGCGCATGGAATTTGGCAGCTTCGTATTTTGAACGTGCACAACAGTTGTCGCCTGCAGATAAGTCTGCTTCAAAAATGTATGAACGCTGTTTGGAATTTATAAGTAATCCGCCTTTAAATTGGGACGGAGCATATTCTTTGAATACAAAATGA
- a CDS encoding methyl-accepting chemotaxis protein, which translates to MENKNMKDTGGIKKEKSFEKKMLDAGAVPNLVAGLVTMVYIATLSGMDKEKCIPAILFALGLTFVLNFIVAPLTNRIITHRLSEDLYEWEHYTTTERECTGLLKRIMACPQYISFQVFLVFGGGAVFWVSTFDWLFHFQKGSISLSLYGCAMGAFTAAVLAMVRAQKLCSSYGCRIVAQGIDREEIKRRHTFGLSSVYMVLFHIIIPMLLINGISLLIAWKASDLCGFSNEFNLIQVVILSVFNILYLIGFTLLIYKRMMNSIDEMRKMLETMDDGNMHNIKMVPTDLSNEFMYNIYLANSIIELLQNILKFSAEISAQVVEAGSELSVVSKETAVTSLEQSSGIKELLTAMEESDKLSREIAVKIGEVAVVARKTTQDVGDGFDVLKQNMHKLDEIRVANETTLNGIKTLGEKISGISDIALMINSIADQTNIIAFNAEIEASSAGDAGKNFYIVASEIRRLTNSTIESTKEIRNKIIEIQHSSEELLHTSKNGSVRISEGEKIAGELHTNFEDIKASSESADVASEDIKKIIQSQTAAFEQIVVTLRQIAAGAEGFSESTQTINNSAEKLCSEAEQLEKIQPEIKTGEN; encoded by the coding sequence ATGGAAAACAAAAACATGAAAGACACTGGCGGAATAAAAAAAGAAAAATCTTTTGAAAAGAAAATGCTTGACGCCGGAGCTGTACCCAATCTTGTTGCGGGACTTGTAACAATGGTTTACATTGCAACGCTGTCGGGTATGGACAAAGAAAAATGTATTCCGGCAATACTGTTTGCACTGGGACTTACATTTGTTTTGAATTTTATTGTAGCGCCTCTTACAAACAGAATAATTACACACAGACTTTCAGAAGATTTATATGAATGGGAACATTACACAACAACTGAACGCGAGTGTACGGGACTTTTGAAAAGAATAATGGCGTGTCCGCAGTACATTTCGTTTCAGGTTTTTCTTGTTTTCGGAGGAGGAGCCGTATTCTGGGTTTCGACTTTTGACTGGCTGTTTCATTTTCAAAAAGGATCAATAAGCCTTTCTCTTTATGGCTGTGCAATGGGAGCGTTTACCGCCGCTGTACTTGCAATGGTCCGCGCGCAAAAACTCTGCTCATCTTACGGCTGCAGAATTGTAGCACAGGGAATTGACAGAGAAGAAATAAAGAGACGCCATACATTCGGACTTTCTTCTGTTTACATGGTTTTGTTTCACATAATTATTCCGATGCTTTTGATAAACGGAATTTCACTTTTGATTGCATGGAAGGCATCTGATCTTTGCGGTTTTTCAAATGAATTCAATTTGATTCAGGTTGTAATTCTGAGTGTATTTAACATACTTTATCTTATTGGATTTACGCTTCTGATTTATAAACGAATGATGAATTCGATTGACGAGATGAGAAAAATGCTCGAAACGATGGACGATGGAAATATGCACAATATAAAAATGGTGCCCACTGATCTTTCTAATGAATTTATGTACAACATTTATCTTGCAAATTCTATAATTGAGCTTTTGCAGAATATCCTTAAGTTCAGTGCAGAAATAAGCGCGCAGGTAGTCGAAGCAGGAAGTGAACTTTCTGTCGTGTCAAAAGAAACTGCCGTCACTTCACTTGAACAGTCGTCGGGAATAAAAGAACTGCTTACGGCAATGGAAGAGTCAGACAAACTTTCGCGCGAGATTGCAGTTAAAATAGGTGAAGTTGCGGTTGTTGCAAGAAAAACCACGCAGGACGTAGGTGACGGATTCGATGTGCTCAAACAGAATATGCACAAGCTTGACGAAATTCGCGTTGCAAATGAAACAACACTTAACGGAATAAAAACTCTTGGCGAAAAGATTTCCGGAATTTCTGACATTGCGCTTATGATAAATTCAATTGCCGACCAGACAAACATAATTGCATTCAATGCAGAAATAGAAGCATCAAGTGCAGGCGATGCAGGAAAGAACTTTTATATTGTTGCAAGCGAAATCCGCAGACTTACAAACAGCACGATTGAGTCAACAAAAGAAATACGCAACAAGATAATAGAAATACAACATTCGTCAGAAGAACTTCTGCATACTTCCAAAAACGGAAGTGTGCGCATTTCTGAAGGAGAAAAAATTGCCGGTGAACTGCATACAAACTTTGAAGACATAAAAGCTTCTTCAGAGTCAGCAGATGTCGCTTCAGAAGATATTAAAAAAATCATTCAGTCGCAGACAGCCGCGTTTGAACAGATTGTCGTAACATTAAGGCAGATTGCAGCAGGAGCAGAAGGCTTCTCTGAATCTACGCAGACAATAAACAATTCTGCAGAAAAACTTTGCAGCGAAGCCGAACAGCTCGAAAAAATTCAACCCGAAATCAAAACAGGAGAAAACTGA
- a CDS encoding methyl-accepting chemotaxis protein: MKNKQSSFEKEILLAGIIPNLLSSVFIYFYSIFVLQTNLKTIFIFFFVALALIAVAQIIFAPLTNIFLSRKLSQKIEVWKKGGMTCEERTSLFKEIQSYPFKKQLETFVYFFVCSIILALAYKLILKLDLLSNLISIFGCLFGTYIACILALSFSVKICSRYAEQIVSQGIDDNEVQQKKIFGLTFGKSIVMYVILPIVICTALFVVTFILYYLKSFSYEKIGSADLWSQVSVAKKKMSLTSNQFIRIAVLIVVNSCALSVLVFSFFKRISDESKLIQTSMTRIIENDIFTVDLIPTDVSNEIYYNMYLVNRVIIMFRSVLDRVREIGANISSPVQLLTETANETASTSLEQSTGVKEILATMEDNDAQTRGIVAKISDVTKISERTTANVETGFATLKENLNKMNEITQANVATINGIKALGEKIESIWEIVNIINDIADQTRIIAFNAELEASEAGDAGKNFHIVANEVRRLAAGITDSVAQIRERITEIQHSSDNLIITSESGTEKIREGCELTENLESKFSDIKSSSEITAESAADIQNIIQQQSAAFDQIVATIRQISAGIENFSASTSTVNAATDRLKIAADRLENLHREVISAEK; the protein is encoded by the coding sequence ATGAAAAACAAACAGAGTTCATTTGAAAAAGAAATTCTTCTGGCCGGAATAATCCCGAATCTTCTTTCATCGGTGTTCATTTATTTTTATTCAATATTTGTTCTGCAGACAAATTTAAAAACAATTTTTATTTTTTTCTTTGTCGCACTTGCCCTTATTGCAGTTGCACAGATTATTTTTGCACCTTTGACAAATATTTTTCTTTCACGAAAACTTTCGCAAAAAATTGAAGTCTGGAAAAAAGGCGGAATGACCTGTGAAGAACGCACATCGCTGTTCAAGGAAATACAGTCTTATCCGTTCAAAAAACAGTTAGAAACTTTTGTTTACTTTTTTGTCTGTTCAATAATTTTAGCACTGGCATACAAATTAATTTTAAAACTGGATTTACTTAGTAATTTAATCAGCATATTCGGCTGTCTTTTCGGAACATATATTGCCTGTATTCTGGCGCTTTCGTTTTCTGTAAAAATTTGTTCGCGTTATGCAGAACAGATTGTTTCACAGGGAATCGATGACAATGAAGTCCAGCAGAAAAAAATCTTTGGCCTTACATTCGGAAAGTCTATTGTGATGTATGTGATTCTTCCGATTGTAATATGTACAGCACTTTTTGTCGTAACATTTATTCTCTATTATTTGAAAAGTTTTTCGTACGAAAAGATAGGTTCTGCAGATTTATGGTCTCAGGTTTCTGTTGCCAAAAAAAAGATGAGCCTTACTTCAAACCAGTTTATAAGAATTGCTGTTCTGATTGTCGTAAACAGTTGTGCTCTTTCTGTACTTGTATTTTCTTTCTTTAAAAGAATTTCAGATGAGTCAAAATTGATTCAGACTTCAATGACGCGCATTATAGAAAATGACATTTTTACAGTGGATTTGATTCCGACAGATGTCTCGAACGAAATTTATTACAACATGTATCTGGTAAACAGAGTTATAATAATGTTCCGCTCGGTTTTGGACAGAGTGCGCGAAATTGGTGCAAATATAAGCAGCCCTGTTCAGTTGCTTACAGAAACTGCAAATGAAACAGCATCCACTTCTCTGGAACAGTCTACCGGTGTAAAAGAAATTCTTGCAACCATGGAAGACAACGATGCGCAGACAAGGGGAATTGTCGCAAAAATTTCTGACGTTACAAAAATTTCTGAGCGAACAACAGCAAATGTAGAAACTGGTTTTGCAACACTAAAAGAAAACCTTAACAAAATGAACGAAATTACACAGGCAAATGTTGCAACTATAAACGGAATAAAAGCGCTCGGTGAAAAAATAGAAAGTATCTGGGAAATTGTAAACATAATAAATGACATTGCAGACCAGACAAGAATAATTGCATTCAATGCTGAACTCGAAGCGTCAGAGGCAGGCGACGCAGGCAAAAACTTTCACATTGTTGCAAATGAAGTGCGTCGTCTTGCAGCCGGAATCACAGATTCTGTAGCACAGATTCGCGAAAGAATTACAGAAATCCAGCACTCGTCAGATAACCTCATAATTACTTCTGAAAGCGGAACAGAAAAGATACGCGAAGGCTGCGAGCTTACAGAAAATCTTGAGTCAAAGTTCAGCGACATAAAAAGCTCTTCTGAGATAACCGCAGAGTCGGCCGCAGATATTCAGAATATAATTCAGCAGCAGTCTGCTGCCTTCGACCAGATTGTCGCTACAATAAGACAAATCTCTGCAGGTATAGAAAACTTTTCTGCTTCGACAAGTACGGTAAACGCCGCCACCGACCGTTTGAAGATAGCGGCCGACCGTCTGGAAAACCTTCACCGCGAAGTAATCAGCGCAGAGAAGTAA
- the thiD gene encoding bifunctional hydroxymethylpyrimidine kinase/phosphomethylpyrimidine kinase, translated as MSDTQKMRTVLSIAGSDCSGGAGIQADLKTMLANGVYGMSAITALTAQNTTGVFDVMEVTPHFLFEQIKACAEDIFPDAVKTGMISSPELIEVCAKCIKEFGLKNIVVDPVMVATSGSRLVSKEAVSALCDNLFPLADVITPNIPEAEVLCGQKILSERDMESAAAVILNKFGGAVLLKGGHSLNDANDFLLTEQGGSWIKGKRIDNPNTHGTGCTLSSAIAANLAKGCDIKTAVEKAKSYISQTLAAGLNLGKGSGPLNHGAGLRAGAHT; from the coding sequence ATGAGCGACACTCAGAAAATGAGAACCGTGCTTTCTATTGCAGGAAGTGACTGTAGCGGAGGAGCCGGGATTCAGGCTGACTTGAAAACAATGCTTGCAAACGGTGTCTACGGAATGAGCGCAATTACTGCCCTTACTGCACAGAACACAACAGGTGTTTTTGACGTAATGGAAGTTACACCGCATTTTCTTTTTGAACAGATTAAAGCCTGCGCAGAAGATATTTTCCCCGATGCAGTCAAGACAGGAATGATTTCTTCTCCTGAACTTATTGAAGTCTGTGCAAAATGCATTAAGGAATTTGGCCTTAAGAATATTGTTGTTGACCCGGTTATGGTTGCCACAAGCGGAAGTCGCCTTGTAAGTAAAGAAGCAGTGAGTGCGCTTTGTGATAATCTTTTTCCTCTGGCAGATGTTATTACACCGAATATTCCAGAAGCAGAAGTTTTGTGCGGACAAAAAATTTTGAGTGAGCGTGATATGGAAAGTGCAGCGGCTGTAATTTTGAATAAATTCGGTGGCGCTGTTCTGTTAAAGGGAGGACATTCACTTAACGACGCAAATGATTTTCTGTTAACGGAACAAGGCGGCAGCTGGATTAAAGGAAAAAGAATTGATAACCCCAACACACACGGAACAGGCTGTACTCTTTCGAGTGCCATCGCCGCAAATCTTGCGAAGGGATGCGATATAAAAACCGCGGTAGAAAAAGCAAAGTCATATATTTCACAAACCCTCGCCGCCGGGCTTAACTTGGGTAAAGGCAGCGGCCCTTTGAATCACGGGGCGGGACTGCGCGCGGGAGCGCACACGTAA
- a CDS encoding HAD family hydrolase — protein sequence MIKGCIFDLDGTLLDSMKFWIDCGKNFVLKNNLVPEEGLSKKLFCMSLNDGNAYLQKKYFPDSSAEEVGKGVAAEIADAYKYSVEPKSGARELLERLYTKKIKCALATATPRNLFEPAFERLGLTKYFSVILTCPELNTHKDVPLIYEKSAQLLGTHPGETAVFEDALFAATTAARAGFYTVGVFDELSADDSFEMKKICNEYLKTPGDFVI from the coding sequence ATGATTAAAGGCTGCATCTTTGACCTAGACGGTACACTTTTGGACTCGATGAAATTCTGGATTGACTGCGGAAAAAATTTTGTTCTTAAAAACAATCTTGTTCCCGAAGAAGGGCTTTCGAAAAAACTTTTTTGCATGAGCCTGAATGACGGTAACGCTTATCTTCAGAAAAAGTATTTTCCTGATTCGAGTGCAGAAGAAGTCGGCAAAGGTGTGGCAGCAGAAATTGCAGATGCGTACAAATATTCAGTTGAACCCAAGAGCGGCGCGCGGGAACTTTTGGAAAGACTGTATACTAAAAAAATAAAATGTGCACTTGCTACGGCGACCCCGCGCAATCTTTTTGAACCAGCGTTTGAAAGACTAGGACTTACCAAATATTTTTCTGTAATTTTAACATGCCCTGAGCTTAACACTCACAAAGATGTTCCGCTTATATATGAAAAATCAGCACAACTTTTGGGAACACATCCCGGCGAAACTGCGGTTTTTGAAGATGCACTTTTTGCCGCAACAACAGCTGCGCGCGCGGGTTTTTATACTGTAGGCGTTTTTGATGAACTAAGCGCAGATGATTCTTTTGAAATGAAAAAGATTTGCAATGAATACTTAAAAACGCCGGGAGACTTTGTAATATGA
- the thiE gene encoding thiamine phosphate synthase, with protein sequence MKLNKSLLLYAITDRHWLNGKTLYSQVELALKGGATMIQIREKDLDENAFLKEAEQIQSLCAKYCVPFIVNDNVELAVKIGADGVHVGQSDMAAKDVRALIGKDKILGVSAQTVKQALEAQKCGADYLGTGAVFPTGSKDDAQVLGVQTLKEICSAVNIPVVAIGGISKDNILELKKSGIAGVSVISAIFAQNDIVAATAELKSLVEQIV encoded by the coding sequence ATGAAATTAAATAAGTCCCTGCTGCTTTACGCAATTACAGACCGGCACTGGCTTAACGGAAAAACGCTTTATTCCCAGGTTGAACTTGCTCTCAAAGGCGGTGCAACAATGATTCAGATTCGCGAAAAAGATCTTGATGAAAATGCGTTTCTTAAAGAAGCAGAACAGATTCAGTCTTTGTGCGCAAAATATTGTGTTCCGTTTATTGTGAATGACAATGTGGAACTTGCTGTCAAAATCGGCGCAGACGGTGTTCACGTTGGACAAAGTGACATGGCGGCAAAAGACGTTCGCGCTCTTATTGGCAAAGATAAAATTCTTGGTGTTTCTGCACAGACAGTTAAACAGGCGCTTGAGGCACAAAAATGCGGCGCCGACTATCTTGGAACAGGTGCGGTTTTTCCTACAGGTTCAAAAGATGACGCGCAGGTTCTGGGAGTGCAGACTCTTAAAGAAATATGCAGTGCGGTAAATATTCCGGTTGTGGCAATCGGCGGTATTTCTAAAGACAATATTCTTGAATTGAAAAAAAGTGGAATTGCCGGCGTTTCGGTTATAAGCGCAATTTTTGCACAGAACGATATTGTTGCGGCAACTGCAGAATTAAAATCTTTGGTGGAACAGATTGTATGA
- the thiM gene encoding hydroxyethylthiazole kinase, translated as MFKKTFDNVRKSCPLVHNITNYVTVNDVANVILACGASPIMADDRTEVEEITSICSALNINIGTLNERTIESMLLAGKKAQSLGHKIVLDPVGAGASALRTNTAKELIQNIQFSVIRGNISEIKTIALGNGTTKGVDADISDAVTEDNLEKSVAFVKEVAQKNKCVVAVTGAIDLVSDGTKCFVIRNGRAEMGKITGTGCQLSGMTAAFIAANPDDTLTASAAAVCAMGLAGELAWKKMADGDGNSTYRNRIIDAICNMTGDTLDEGAKYEIK; from the coding sequence ATGTTCAAGAAAACTTTTGACAATGTAAGAAAATCCTGCCCTTTGGTTCACAACATTACAAATTATGTTACCGTAAATGATGTTGCGAATGTAATTCTTGCCTGTGGTGCAAGTCCCATTATGGCAGACGACAGGACCGAAGTCGAAGAAATTACGTCTATATGTTCTGCACTCAACATTAACATTGGTACACTTAACGAAAGAACCATTGAGTCCATGCTTCTTGCCGGAAAAAAGGCTCAGTCACTGGGACACAAAATTGTTCTTGACCCTGTTGGAGCCGGAGCAAGTGCACTTCGTACAAACACGGCAAAAGAACTTATACAGAATATTCAGTTCAGTGTAATACGCGGAAACATTTCTGAAATAAAAACAATCGCTTTGGGAAACGGAACAACAAAAGGTGTTGATGCCGACATAAGCGATGCAGTAACAGAAGATAATCTTGAAAAATCTGTTGCCTTTGTTAAGGAAGTTGCGCAGAAAAACAAATGCGTTGTTGCAGTAACCGGCGCCATTGACCTTGTCTCTGACGGAACAAAGTGTTTTGTTATAAGAAACGGCCGCGCAGAAATGGGTAAAATTACCGGAACAGGATGCCAGCTTAGCGGAATGACAGCGGCTTTTATTGCGGCAAATCCTGACGACACACTCACTGCCAGTGCTGCTGCTGTATGTGCAATGGGTCTTGCAGGAGAACTTGCGTGGAAAAAAATGGCAGACGGTGACGGAAACTCTACTTACAGAAACAGAATTATTGACGCAATCTGCAATATGACCGGCGATACTTTGGACGAAGGCGCAAAATATGAAATTAAATAA
- a CDS encoding isoamylase early set domain-containing protein, translating into MSLKKSYSKDKKTCNVTFSVSQEAAHGAERVTIAGDFNSWSSTETPLKKGKDGSFSVKIPLEPGKEYQFRYLLDGKHWENDWAADKYIPAPFSHTDNSVVIC; encoded by the coding sequence ATGTCATTAAAGAAATCTTATTCAAAAGACAAGAAAACCTGCAATGTCACATTTTCTGTTTCACAGGAAGCCGCTCACGGAGCCGAAAGAGTAACTATCGCCGGCGATTTTAACAGTTGGAGCAGCACAGAGACACCGCTCAAGAAAGGAAAGGACGGTTCTTTCTCTGTAAAGATTCCGCTTGAACCCGGTAAGGAATACCAGTTCAGATACCTTCTTGACGGAAAGCACTGGGAAAATGACTGGGCAGCAGACAAATATATTCCTGCTCCCTTCTCACACACAGACAATTCTGTTGTTATCTGCTAA